A window from Zingiber officinale cultivar Zhangliang chromosome 7A, Zo_v1.1, whole genome shotgun sequence encodes these proteins:
- the LOC122001650 gene encoding GDSL esterase/lipase At1g71691-like encodes MNKVLFFLLLCHHLLLQPEVLSAATLPAIYVFGDSTVDVGNNNYLPDDAPKANFPPYGIDYQGQNSTGRFCNGFLGVDFIAKTMGLAASPPPFLSLSKAKQTPRRGVNFASAGSGILPTTGNDVIAMSTQIRDFEGVAADLTLGTRTNNKKRVSASLNESLFFFSVGSNDLFAFAATLIPGNDTRVDEIVTPIIDEFKNQLKMLYGMGARKFAVAGTGLLGCIPAIRVLDPSYECNVDLNDLSMHFKNATEALLEDLRISLHGFEYSFADAYEMSIRIDADLQEYGFTEPRVACCGSGRRNAEDQCLRNTTYCRNRNQYLFWDINHPTQALYKVIARLWLFGPPELAYPVNLQRLLQS; translated from the exons ATGAACAAGgtactcttcttccttctcctttgccaccaccttcttctccaaccaGAAGTCCTCTCCGCCGCAACTTTGCCAGCTATCTACGTGTTCGGTGACTCCACGGTCGATGTCGGAAACAACAACTACTTGCCCGATGATGCGCCGAAGGCCAATTTCCCTCCTTATGGAATCGACTACCAGGGACAAAATTCCACCGGCCGGTTTTGCAACGGCTTCCTCGGCGTCGACTTCATTG CTAAGACAATGGGATTAGCGGCCAGTCCGCccccctttctctccctctccaaaGCAAAGCAGACGCCGAGGAGAGGAGTCAACTTTGCATCCGCCGGCTCCGGAATCCTCCCCACCACA GGGAATGATGTCATAGCGATGTCAACACAGATTCGAGATTTTGAGGGAGTTGCTGCAGACCTCACACTTGGAACACGAACCAACAACAAGAAGCGTGTATCTGCCTCATTGAATGAGTCTCTGTTCTTCTTCAGTGTCGGAAGCAATGATCTCTTTGCCTTTGCCGCGACCCTCATCCCCGGAAACGACACTCGGGTGGATGAGATTGTTACCCCGATCATCGACGAGTTCAAGAATCAATTGAAG ATGTTGTATGGCATGGGGGCACGAAAGTTCGCGGTTGCAGGCACGGGATTGCTTGGATGTATTCCGGCTATCAGAGTGTTGGATCCTTCATATGAGTGCAATGTCGATCTCAATGATCTTTCGATGCATTTCAAAAATGCAACAGAGGCACTACTGGAGGATCTACGCATTTCATTGCATGGCTTTGAGTACTCTTTCGCTGATGCATACGAAATGAGCATTCGAATTGATGCTGATCTACAAGAATACG GGTTCACGGAGCCAAGGGTGGCATGCTGCGGATCGGGGAGGCGAAACGCAGAGGACCAGTGCTTACGCAACACCACATACTGCAGAAATCGAAACCAGTATTTGTTCTGGGATATTAATCACCCAACACAGGCATTGTACAAAGTGATAGCTCGGCTGTGGCTTTTCGGTCCACCGGAACTTGCCTACCCTGTCAATCTACAAAGATTGTTGCAGAGCTAA
- the LOC122001648 gene encoding butanoate--CoA ligase AAE1-like, with the protein MEGSIKSPANYVPLSPISFLERAAVVYAERASVVYGTTSYTWKQTRDRCLRLASALTALGVSRGDVVAVLAANIPAMYDLHFGVPMAGAVLCTLNTRHDSAMVSTLLEHSESKVLFVDSHLLDIVQGALKLLAKSNAKLPTIIIISDLTDADGALGGVDRSTILEYETLLRDASPNFQIQWPIDECDPISINYTSGTTSRPKGVIYSHRGGYLNAIATILFNDITTMPIYLWTVPMFHCNGWCLPWGIAAQGGTNICLRNVTAKAIFDSIYLHKVTHLGGAPTILNMIINSPISERKPLPGRVGMMTGAAPPPPHVMSKMEELGFHITHAYGLTETYGPATVCTWKPEWDALPLEERVRLKARQGLHHIGMEEVDVKDPATMKSLPADGETIGEVMFRGNTVMNGYYKDLKATMEAMSGGWYHSGDLGVRQPDGYIQLKDRSKDIIISGGENISSIEVESVLFSHPAVLEAAVVARPDDYWGETPCAFVKLKDGVNITAEEIIKFCRARLPHYMAPRTVVFEDLPKTSTGKTQKFLLREKAKAMGTIFWKGGSKL; encoded by the exons ATGGAGGGCAGCATCAAGAGCCCGGCGAACTACGTGCCGCTTTCGCCGATAAGCTTCCTGGAGCGCGCCGCCGTCGTCTACGCCGAGCGCGCCTCGGTCGTGTACGGCACCACTTCCTATACATGGAAGCAGACTCGCGACCGGTGCCTCAGGCTCGCCTCCGCCCTCACCGCCCTCGGAGTTTCTCGCGGAGACGTT GTTGCTGTACTTGCTGCAAATATTCCTGCGATGTACGATCTACATTTTGGAGTCCCTATGGCTGGTGCTGTGCTCTGCACTCTCAATACACGGCATGACTCAGCAATGGTCTCCACTTTACTTGAGCATTCAGAGTCGAAAGTCTTATTTGTGGATTCTCACCTTCTTGACATTGTCCAAGGGGCACTAAAGCTTCTTGCCAAATCAAATGCCAAGCTTCCTACAATCATCATAATCTCAGATTTGACTGACGCTGATGGTGCATTGGGTGGTGTCGATAGATCAACTATTCTAGAATACGAGACTCTTCTGCGAGATGCCTCTCCTAACTTTCAGATTCAATGGCCTATTGACGAATGTGATCCAATCTCGATAAACTATACTTCTGGCACTACATCAAGGCCTAAAGGAGTCATCTACAGTCACAGAGGTGGATACCTGAATGCAATTGCGACAATTCTTTTCAATGATATCACAACAATGCCAATATATCTATGGACAGTGCCTATGTTCCATTGCAATGGGTGGTGCCTTCCATGGGGCATAGCAGCTCAAGGTGGCACCAATATCTGCCTGAGAAATGTTACAGCAAAGGCCATATTTGACAGCATTTATCTTCACAAGGTTACCCATCTGGGTGGAGCGCCGACAATCCTCAACATGATCATAAATTCTCCAATCTCAGAGCGTAAACCTCTACCTGGAAGAGTAGGCATGATGACTGGTGCTGCACCTCCTCCGCCCCATGTCATGTCCAAGATGGAAGAGCTTGGTTTTCACATTACTCATGCTTATGGCCTTACTGAAACATACGGTCCAGCAACTGTTTGCACTTGGAAACCTGAGTGGGATGCATTACCTTTGGAAGAAAGAGTGAGGCTTAAGGCTCGCCAGGGACTTCATCACATTGGAATGGAGGAGGTTGATGTAAAAGATCCAGCCACGATGAAAAGCCTTCCTGCTGACGGCGAGACAATTGGTGAAGTGATGTTTCGGGGAAACACAGTGATGAACGGGTACTACAAGGATCTAAAGGCAACAATGGAGGCAATGAGTGGAGGATGGTACCATAGTGGTGACCTCGGAGTCAGACAACCAGATGGCTATATCCAACTCAAGGACCGTTCAAAAGATATCATCATCTCAGGCGGCGAGAACATAAGCTCGATTGAGGTAGAATCCGTGCTTTTCAGCCACCCTGCAGTCCTCGAGGCAGCAGTAGTAGCAAGGCCAGATGACTACTGGGGTGAGACCCCTTGTGCTTTCGTCAAGCTGAAGGATGGTGTTAACATTACTGCAGAGGAAATCATAAAGTTTTGTCGTGCTCGGTTGCCTCATTACATGGCTCCTCGAACTGTCGTATTCGAAGATCTCCCCAAGACTTCTACAGGCAAAACTCAAAAGTTTCTGTTGAGGGAGAAGGCTAAGGCCATGGGAACCATATTTTGGAAAGGAGGAAGCAAGCTTTAA